Proteins from one Flavobacterium sp. N2038 genomic window:
- a CDS encoding electron transfer flavoprotein subunit beta/FixA family protein, with translation MKILVCISHVPDTTSKINFSNGDSEFDTNGVQYVINPNDEFGLTRAIWFQEQQGATVTVVNVGGPDTEPTLRKALAIGANEAIRVNANPTDGFFVAKQLAEVIKNGGYDLVIAGKESLDYNGGMVPGMIAGILGSNFLNSCTSLTVDGNNVKAVREIDGGKETVSTTLPLIIGGQKGLVEEKDLRIPNMRGIMTARTKALTILEPVDAPVNTKAVKFEKPAPKSAVKLVSADNLDELINLLHNEAKVI, from the coding sequence ATGAAAATATTAGTTTGCATCAGCCATGTGCCTGATACTACTTCAAAAATCAACTTCTCCAATGGTGATTCAGAATTTGATACCAATGGTGTACAATATGTAATTAATCCTAATGACGAGTTTGGTTTAACACGTGCAATCTGGTTTCAGGAACAACAAGGTGCAACGGTAACTGTTGTTAATGTTGGAGGACCGGATACTGAACCAACTTTGCGTAAAGCACTGGCAATTGGAGCAAACGAAGCTATTCGTGTAAACGCTAATCCAACTGATGGATTTTTTGTTGCAAAACAACTTGCCGAAGTAATTAAAAATGGAGGTTACGATCTTGTAATTGCAGGAAAAGAATCTTTAGATTATAATGGTGGAATGGTTCCTGGAATGATTGCAGGAATTTTAGGTTCTAACTTTTTAAACTCTTGTACAAGTTTAACTGTTGATGGAAACAACGTAAAAGCGGTTCGTGAAATTGATGGTGGAAAAGAAACTGTAAGCACTACTCTTCCTTTGATTATTGGTGGTCAAAAAGGTCTTGTAGAAGAAAAAGATTTACGCATCCCAAACATGAGAGGGATTATGACTGCCAGAACAAAAGCCTTAACTATTCTTGAGCCAGTTGACGCTCCAGTAAATACAAAAGCAGTAAAATTTGAAAAACCAGCTCCAAAATCAGCAGTGAAATTAGTTTCTGCAGATAATTTAGATGAGTTAATCAATTTATTACACAACGAAGCAAAAGTAATCTAG
- a CDS encoding electron transfer flavoprotein subunit alpha/FixB family protein, protein MSILIYAESAEGKFKKVAFELASYAKKVAETLGTTVTALTVNISDVSELAKYGVDKVLKVNNDKLAGFTAKAYADVIKQAAQKEGTKLVLLSSTTDSIYLSSLVAVALEAGFASNVVGLPLSTSPFQVKRNAFSNKAFNITEISTDVKVLGLAKNSYGIFESAGSATEEDFNPTIGDNDFGVKVESVEKVTGKVSIADADIVVSGGRGLKGPENWGLVENLAAVLGAATACSKPVSDLGWRPHSEHVGQTGKPVATNLYIAIGISGAIQHIAGINSSKVKVVINNDPEAPFFKVADYGIVGDAFEIVPQLTEKLKAFKAQHS, encoded by the coding sequence ATGTCTATATTAATATATGCAGAATCTGCAGAAGGAAAATTTAAAAAAGTTGCTTTCGAATTAGCTTCTTACGCTAAAAAAGTAGCAGAAACTTTAGGAACTACAGTTACAGCTTTAACTGTAAACATTAGCGACGTTAGCGAATTGGCAAAATACGGAGTTGATAAAGTACTAAAAGTAAACAACGATAAACTAGCTGGTTTTACTGCAAAAGCTTATGCTGATGTAATTAAACAAGCTGCTCAAAAAGAAGGAACAAAATTGGTTTTACTTTCTTCTACAACAGATAGTATTTACCTTTCATCATTGGTTGCAGTAGCTTTAGAAGCTGGTTTTGCATCAAATGTTGTGGGATTACCTTTAAGCACTTCTCCTTTTCAGGTAAAAAGAAATGCTTTCTCAAACAAAGCGTTCAATATTACAGAAATCAGTACAGATGTAAAAGTTCTTGGACTTGCTAAAAACTCTTACGGAATTTTTGAAAGTGCAGGATCTGCGACTGAAGAAGATTTTAACCCTACAATTGGTGATAATGACTTTGGTGTAAAAGTAGAATCTGTTGAAAAAGTAACCGGAAAAGTTTCTATTGCAGATGCAGATATCGTAGTTTCTGGCGGACGTGGATTAAAAGGCCCTGAAAACTGGGGATTAGTTGAAAATCTTGCTGCTGTTTTAGGCGCTGCAACGGCTTGTTCTAAACCAGTTTCTGATTTAGGATGGAGACCTCACAGTGAGCACGTTGGACAAACAGGAAAGCCGGTTGCAACAAACTTATATATTGCAATAGGTATTTCAGGAGCGATTCAGCATATTGCCGGAATCAACTCATCTAAAGTAAAAGTGGTTATCAATAACGATCCGGAAGCTCCTTTCTTTAAAGTTGCAGACTACGGTATTGTTGGTGATGCATTCGAAATTGTACCTCAATTAACAGAGAAATTAAAAGCATTCAAAGCGCAACATTCTTAA
- a CDS encoding inorganic diphosphatase gives MTADKLTTFDVLIEIPRGSRNKYEYDFEIKRMRFDRMLFSSMMYPADYGFIPETLALDGDPLDVLVLVNEPTFPGCVMEVKPIGVFHMADDKGPDEKIICVPVSDPIWNSLNDLSDMNPHLVKEIEHFFQVYKDLENKKVDVEGWGDVNEAYAIIAECTKRFDDIENKPEGLFSIK, from the coding sequence ATGACCGCAGACAAACTAACGACTTTCGATGTATTAATCGAAATACCAAGAGGAAGCAGAAATAAATATGAGTACGATTTTGAAATCAAAAGAATGCGTTTCGACAGAATGTTATTCTCTTCAATGATGTACCCTGCAGATTACGGATTTATTCCTGAAACTTTAGCTTTAGACGGTGATCCTCTTGATGTATTGGTTTTAGTAAACGAACCAACTTTTCCTGGTTGTGTAATGGAAGTTAAGCCAATTGGTGTTTTCCACATGGCAGACGATAAAGGACCAGACGAAAAAATTATTTGTGTACCAGTTTCAGATCCAATCTGGAATTCATTAAATGATCTTTCAGATATGAACCCACACTTAGTAAAAGAAATCGAGCATTTCTTCCAGGTTTATAAAGATCTTGAAAACAAAAAAGTTGATGTAGAAGGATGGGGAGACGTTAACGAAGCTTATGCAATTATTGCTGAGTGCACAAAACGTTTTGATGATATCGAAAACAAACCAGAAGGATTATTTAGCATTAAATAA
- a CDS encoding DUF5686 family protein: MIKRIILLSLFFVFAFVNLGTAQTKVSGIVLDKSNQPVPFANIVFKGSNTGIVSNEDGRFYLESPNTYTALLVTSAGFTDKEVPLEKAVNYNFKIVLFEEQVLNEVVIYTGKTSKKNNPALDILRKIWERKRKNGLYQFNQYQMEKYEKVEFDMNTIDSAFMKNKLFKGMEFVFNHVDTSEVTGKTYLPIFINESVYDVYGDNKLKKVKENLNGNKMSGFNGNQQILSFVKDLYSDYNIYDNHLKFFDKSFTSPLSKTGIDVYNYVLKDSAYIDKKWCYNIVFYPRRKNELTFKGDFWVNDTTFAIKKINMGVTKSANINWVKDIYIEQEFEVENDSVFLLTRDYMMSDFALNKKEKSKGVYGKRTTLYRNHKFNIQKPEKFYKEEVNFIDNAVYDRPPEFWEENRFEKLNKDEQGIYKMLDTLQTVKRFKQLYSLVSILGSGYVEFKNFDFGPIFSTFGYNEVEGLRIRAGGRTYFGPNDPWRIQAYTAYGFDDNKFKYGVSGKWMIDKKNRIIISGGNRRDIEQIGASLTTTNDILGRSFASSALFTTGSNGKLTNINLSNISFEIEAKKNFIIQTGLSYRTLESASPTFSLDYYTTLPSAANPAGVVESMVTQSEANIQFEYMPNRKTIGFGVERDIVDSPFSHFFINFSYGLKGVLNSDFAYEKIQIYYKQPIIIGPLGRSNIILETGKTFGTIPLGLMSVIPGNQTYFTIENTFSNLNFYEFITDQYTTLQWNHDFGGRLFARVPFMRKLNWREFVGIKAVHGTISDANRAINASGQPYNAPENVYWEYNAGIGNIFKVFRIDFSWRGSYLNAPDANKFAVKGSFGFYF, encoded by the coding sequence ATGATAAAAAGAATAATTTTACTCAGCCTATTTTTTGTATTCGCCTTTGTGAATCTTGGAACTGCACAAACAAAAGTGAGTGGAATTGTTTTGGACAAATCTAATCAGCCAGTACCTTTTGCAAATATTGTTTTCAAAGGTTCAAATACCGGAATCGTTTCTAATGAAGACGGACGTTTTTATCTTGAATCGCCTAATACCTATACAGCATTATTAGTTACATCAGCAGGGTTTACAGATAAAGAAGTTCCTCTGGAAAAAGCAGTTAATTACAATTTTAAAATTGTTTTATTTGAAGAACAAGTGTTAAACGAAGTTGTAATTTATACCGGAAAAACATCTAAAAAGAATAATCCCGCATTAGATATTTTGAGAAAAATTTGGGAAAGAAAGCGTAAAAACGGACTTTACCAATTCAATCAATATCAGATGGAGAAGTACGAAAAAGTCGAGTTTGATATGAACACGATTGATAGTGCTTTTATGAAAAACAAGCTGTTCAAAGGAATGGAGTTTGTCTTTAATCACGTTGATACTTCTGAGGTTACCGGAAAAACATATCTTCCGATTTTTATTAATGAATCTGTTTACGATGTTTATGGTGATAATAAATTAAAGAAAGTAAAAGAAAATCTGAATGGAAATAAAATGTCCGGTTTCAATGGAAATCAACAGATTTTATCTTTCGTAAAAGATCTTTATTCAGATTATAATATTTACGACAATCACCTTAAATTTTTTGATAAGAGTTTTACAAGTCCGCTTTCAAAAACGGGAATCGATGTGTATAATTATGTCCTGAAAGATAGTGCCTACATTGACAAAAAATGGTGTTATAATATTGTTTTTTATCCCAGACGTAAAAACGAATTAACGTTTAAAGGAGATTTTTGGGTTAACGATACCACTTTTGCGATCAAGAAAATTAATATGGGTGTAACCAAAAGCGCCAATATTAACTGGGTAAAAGATATTTATATCGAGCAGGAATTTGAAGTCGAAAACGATTCTGTTTTTCTTCTGACACGTGATTATATGATGTCTGATTTTGCTTTGAATAAAAAAGAAAAATCAAAAGGAGTTTATGGAAAACGAACCACTTTATATCGCAACCATAAATTCAATATTCAAAAGCCCGAGAAGTTCTATAAAGAGGAAGTCAATTTTATAGATAATGCCGTATATGACAGGCCTCCTGAATTCTGGGAAGAAAATCGTTTCGAGAAATTAAATAAAGATGAACAGGGTATTTATAAAATGCTCGACACCTTGCAGACTGTTAAACGATTTAAGCAATTGTATAGTCTCGTCTCTATTTTAGGAAGTGGTTATGTCGAGTTTAAGAACTTTGATTTTGGACCTATTTTTTCAACCTTTGGTTATAATGAAGTCGAAGGTTTGAGAATTCGTGCCGGAGGAAGAACATATTTTGGACCAAATGATCCTTGGCGTATACAAGCTTATACCGCTTATGGTTTTGACGATAACAAATTTAAATACGGAGTTTCGGGAAAATGGATGATCGATAAGAAAAACCGAATCATTATTTCCGGAGGAAACAGGCGTGATATAGAACAAATAGGTGCCAGTTTAACTACAACCAATGATATTTTGGGACGAAGTTTTGCGTCTTCGGCTTTATTTACAACAGGCAGTAACGGAAAATTAACCAATATCAATCTGAGTAATATATCATTTGAAATAGAGGCCAAAAAGAATTTTATTATTCAGACAGGTCTTTCATATCGAACGCTCGAATCTGCGTCGCCAACATTTAGTCTGGATTATTATACAACGTTGCCAAGTGCTGCTAATCCAGCCGGAGTTGTAGAAAGTATGGTAACTCAATCTGAAGCAAACATTCAGTTTGAATATATGCCAAATCGCAAAACTATTGGTTTTGGTGTAGAACGTGATATTGTTGACAGTCCTTTTAGTCATTTCTTCATAAATTTCAGCTATGGTTTAAAAGGAGTTTTAAATAGCGATTTTGCTTACGAAAAAATTCAGATATACTACAAACAACCTATTATAATTGGACCATTAGGAAGATCAAATATTATCCTGGAAACAGGAAAAACATTTGGAACAATTCCGTTAGGTTTAATGAGTGTAATTCCTGGAAACCAAACCTACTTTACAATTGAAAACACGTTTAGTAACCTGAATTTCTACGAATTTATAACCGATCAGTATACCACTTTGCAGTGGAATCATGATTTTGGAGGAAGATTATTTGCCAGAGTTCCTTTTATGAGAAAGCTCAACTGGAGAGAATTTGTTGGTATTAAAGCCGTTCACGGAACAATTTCTGATGCAAACCGTGCAATCAATGCTTCAGGACAACCGTATAATGCGCCAGAAAATGTATACTGGGAATATAATGCCGGAATAGGAAATATATTCAAAGTATTTAGGATTGATTTCTCCTGGAGAGGAAGTTACTTAAACGCTCCGGATGCTAATAAATTTGCAGTAAAAGGATCTTTCGGGTTCTATTTTTAA
- a CDS encoding porin family protein, with protein sequence MRKTVIVILLVLSTKGYSQFAKSMFSKDPIINLENWQKQRLYFGYYLGFNSFDFKFDYKNPVQEDIQVKKTTGFNVGVVADLRLQEYINLRFEPGLYYTKRDLYFPGVGNLEKDYLREVNSTYIHFPLLLKFSALRTGNIRPYLVGGMSTTLNLSSNSKSQDDNWQQKFRVKPWTAAYELGFGIDIFTEYFIFSPSVRGMFGITDELIRDNVTAEHPVSPYTDNIDSMKSRAILINFTFH encoded by the coding sequence ATGAGAAAAACAGTAATCGTAATTTTATTAGTCTTATCGACAAAAGGATATTCGCAATTTGCTAAAAGCATGTTTAGCAAAGATCCCATTATTAATTTAGAGAACTGGCAAAAACAACGCCTGTACTTTGGTTATTACTTAGGCTTTAATAGTTTTGACTTTAAATTCGATTACAAAAATCCTGTTCAGGAAGATATTCAGGTAAAAAAAACTACCGGCTTTAATGTTGGTGTTGTTGCCGATCTAAGATTGCAGGAATATATCAATTTACGTTTTGAACCGGGTTTATACTATACAAAACGTGATTTATATTTTCCTGGAGTTGGCAATTTAGAGAAAGATTATTTAAGAGAAGTAAACAGTACATACATCCATTTTCCTTTATTACTGAAATTTTCAGCTTTACGTACGGGAAATATTCGTCCTTATTTAGTGGGCGGAATGTCTACTACTTTAAACTTATCAAGTAACTCAAAATCTCAGGATGATAACTGGCAGCAAAAATTCAGAGTTAAACCATGGACAGCTGCTTATGAACTTGGTTTTGGAATAGATATTTTTACCGAATATTTTATTTTCTCGCCTTCTGTAAGAGGTATGTTTGGCATTACCGATGAGTTAATTCGCGACAATGTGACTGCTGAACATCCTGTAAGTCCATACACAGATAATATAGACTCCATGAAATCCAGAGCTATTTTAATAAATTTCACTTTTCATTAA
- a CDS encoding thymidylate synthase — protein MKQYLDLVKHVLENGNQKGDRTGTGTKSVFGYQMRFDLSEGFPMVTTKKLHLKSIIYELLWFLKGDTNIKYLQENGVKIWDDWADSNGDLGPVYGHQWRNWNSEEIDQISELITELKTNPNSRRMLVSAWNPSVLPDTKKSFEENVANNKAALPPCHAFFQFYVSSPDLEKGETKGKLSCQLYQRSADIFLGVPFNIASYALLTMMIAQVCDLEAGDFIHTFGDAHIYNNHFDQLELQLSREPKPLPKMILNPEIKNIFDFDFNDFTLVDYEPHPGIKGSVAV, from the coding sequence ATGAAGCAATACTTAGATTTAGTAAAACACGTTTTAGAAAACGGCAATCAAAAAGGAGACAGAACCGGAACCGGAACTAAAAGCGTTTTTGGTTACCAGATGCGTTTTGATTTAAGTGAGGGTTTCCCAATGGTTACAACTAAAAAACTTCATTTAAAATCTATCATTTACGAATTGCTTTGGTTTTTAAAAGGCGATACAAATATCAAATACCTTCAGGAAAACGGAGTTAAAATCTGGGATGACTGGGCTGATTCTAATGGTGATTTAGGACCTGTTTACGGACATCAATGGAGAAACTGGAACAGTGAAGAAATCGATCAGATTTCTGAATTAATTACAGAATTAAAAACGAATCCAAACAGCCGCAGGATGCTGGTTTCTGCCTGGAATCCTTCGGTTTTACCAGACACAAAAAAATCATTTGAAGAAAATGTAGCAAACAACAAGGCCGCTTTGCCTCCTTGTCATGCTTTTTTTCAGTTTTATGTTTCGAGTCCCGATCTTGAAAAAGGGGAGACAAAAGGCAAACTTTCCTGTCAGTTATATCAAAGAAGTGCTGATATATTTTTGGGAGTTCCCTTTAATATTGCTTCTTACGCGTTATTGACTATGATGATTGCCCAGGTATGTGATCTTGAAGCTGGTGATTTTATTCACACCTTTGGAGACGCACATATCTACAATAATCATTTTGATCAATTAGAATTGCAACTTTCAAGAGAGCCAAAACCACTACCAAAAATGATTTTAAATCCAGAGATTAAAAACATCTTTGATTTTGATTTTAATGACTTCACACTTGTAGATTACGAACCACACCCTGGCATAAAAGGAAGTGTTGCTGTATAA
- the ubiE gene encoding bifunctional demethylmenaquinone methyltransferase/2-methoxy-6-polyprenyl-1,4-benzoquinol methylase UbiE yields MSEKITPYKDSSLGKKEQVAQMFDNISGNYDNLNRVISFGIDVKWRKKVLKIVSDTKPKIILDIATGTGDLAILMAQTKAEKIIGLDISAGMLEVGKKKVEEKKLSNIIDLVLGDSENIPFEDNYFDAITVGFGVRNFENLEKGFAEILRVLKPNGVFVILETSVPDKTPYKQGYNFYSKNILPIIGKLFSKDNSAYGYLSESAAAFPYGEALNNILRKIGFIDVVAMPQTFGVATIYSASKK; encoded by the coding sequence ATGTCTGAAAAAATAACTCCATATAAAGACTCTTCTTTAGGTAAAAAAGAGCAGGTTGCCCAAATGTTTGACAACATCTCCGGGAACTACGATAATTTAAACCGTGTTATATCATTTGGTATCGATGTCAAATGGCGCAAAAAAGTATTAAAAATAGTATCTGATACTAAACCAAAAATTATTCTTGACATTGCAACTGGAACTGGTGATCTTGCTATTTTAATGGCGCAGACTAAAGCTGAAAAAATTATCGGTTTAGATATTTCTGCCGGAATGCTTGAAGTTGGAAAAAAGAAAGTTGAAGAAAAAAAGTTATCCAATATTATTGATTTAGTTTTAGGCGATTCCGAAAACATTCCTTTTGAAGACAATTATTTTGATGCGATAACTGTGGGATTTGGAGTTCGAAATTTTGAAAACTTAGAAAAAGGTTTTGCCGAAATATTGAGAGTTTTAAAACCAAATGGTGTTTTTGTTATCCTGGAAACTTCGGTTCCTGATAAAACTCCTTATAAACAAGGTTACAACTTTTACAGTAAAAACATCCTTCCAATTATCGGAAAACTATTTTCAAAAGACAACTCAGCTTACGGATATTTATCAGAATCAGCAGCAGCTTTTCCTTATGGTGAAGCGTTGAACAATATTTTGAGAAAAATTGGGTTTATAGATGTTGTGGCTATGCCTCAAACCTTTGGAGTTGCAACCATTTATTCTGCTTCTAAAAAATAG
- a CDS encoding dihydrofolate reductase has translation MIIMIAAVAENNALGKNNELVWHLPNDFKRFKSLTTNHHIIMGRKTFESFPKPLPNRVHIVITRQNDYNPEGCIVVDSIEKAIAMCPEDEDSYIIGGGEIYTLGLPYSDIIEITKVHHTFDADTFFPKINDNEWLLVESEENFKDEKHLYDYTYETYIRK, from the coding sequence ATGATTATAATGATAGCGGCTGTTGCCGAAAATAATGCCCTTGGAAAAAACAATGAATTAGTTTGGCACTTGCCAAATGATTTTAAGAGATTCAAATCACTTACAACGAATCACCACATCATAATGGGAAGAAAAACTTTTGAAAGTTTCCCAAAACCGCTCCCAAACAGAGTTCACATTGTGATAACGCGCCAAAACGATTATAATCCTGAAGGATGTATTGTAGTTGACAGTATTGAAAAGGCGATCGCTATGTGCCCGGAAGATGAAGATTCATATATTATTGGAGGAGGTGAAATCTATACTCTTGGATTACCTTACAGCGACATTATAGAAATAACTAAAGTGCATCACACGTTTGATGCTGATACTTTTTTCCCAAAAATTAATGATAACGAATGGCTTCTGGTAGAATCTGAAGAAAATTTCAAAGATGAAAAACATCTTTATGATTACACTTACGAAACCTACATTAGAAAATAA
- a CDS encoding isoamylase early set domain-containing protein: MSLKKQFIKTKPVCKVTFSVEAKDANSAAVVGDFNNWNAEEGALSKLKNGTFKATYDLVKDAIYEFKYVIDGIYINDPEADSYKWNDFAGSENGVLVV, translated from the coding sequence ATGTCTTTAAAGAAGCAATTTATCAAAACAAAGCCAGTATGTAAAGTTACATTTTCTGTAGAAGCCAAAGACGCAAATTCAGCAGCTGTGGTAGGGGATTTTAATAATTGGAATGCAGAAGAAGGGGCGCTGAGTAAATTAAAAAACGGAACTTTTAAAGCAACTTACGACTTAGTAAAAGATGCAATTTACGAGTTTAAGTATGTAATTGATGGGATCTATATCAACGATCCGGAAGCAGATTCTTATAAATGGAATGATTTTGCCGGAAGCGAAAATGGCGTATTAGTTGTATAA
- a CDS encoding bifunctional nuclease family protein, with amino-acid sequence MSLVKLSIKGISYSQTQNGAYALILNEVDGERKLPIVIGAFEAQSIAIALEKEIKPPRPLTHDLFKNFAERFDIVVKQVIIHKLVDGVFYSSLICERDKIEEIIDARTSDAIALALRFNAPIFTYKNILDKAGIYLKSNTADADQGSQEIDDVLSNPETFGHEEESNQSGDVYAKHSLQELNELLDQAVSQEDYEKAAKIRDEISRR; translated from the coding sequence ATGAGTCTAGTAAAATTATCTATAAAAGGAATTTCATACAGTCAAACTCAAAATGGCGCTTATGCCTTAATTTTGAATGAAGTTGATGGCGAAAGAAAGCTGCCAATTGTAATTGGCGCTTTTGAAGCTCAATCTATTGCCATTGCCTTAGAAAAAGAAATTAAACCACCTCGCCCATTAACACACGATTTATTCAAAAACTTTGCAGAAAGATTTGATATTGTGGTAAAACAAGTGATTATCCATAAACTTGTTGACGGTGTCTTCTACTCTAGTCTGATTTGCGAGAGAGACAAAATTGAAGAAATTATTGATGCCCGAACTTCTGATGCAATTGCTTTAGCGTTGCGTTTCAATGCTCCAATTTTTACTTATAAAAACATTTTAGATAAAGCTGGTATTTATTTAAAATCGAATACAGCAGATGCAGATCAGGGTTCTCAGGAAATAGATGATGTACTTTCTAATCCTGAAACTTTTGGACACGAAGAAGAAAGCAACCAATCTGGAGATGTATATGCAAAACATAGCCTACAAGAACTTAACGAACTTTTAGATCAGGCAGTTTCTCAGGAAGACTATGAAAAAGCAGCAAAAATTAGAGACGAAATCTCTCGAAGATAA
- a CDS encoding 2TM domain-containing protein, whose product MEKEVHEQYEYARRRLRQKKILYFHFVLFLIGSLFLFVANRFFGFGANTNQNWCIWGITIWLFLFILHFIKVYITDRFMNKKWEREQIDRLVALQQKRISQLESRVNEDTEK is encoded by the coding sequence ATGGAAAAAGAAGTACACGAGCAATATGAATATGCAAGAAGAAGACTCAGACAAAAGAAAATCTTATATTTTCATTTTGTACTTTTTCTAATAGGCAGTCTGTTTTTATTTGTTGCCAACAGATTTTTTGGCTTTGGAGCCAATACAAACCAAAACTGGTGTATCTGGGGAATTACGATATGGCTTTTTCTGTTTATTCTACACTTTATAAAAGTATATATTACAGACCGATTCATGAATAAAAAATGGGAAAGAGAGCAAATTGACAGACTTGTTGCTTTACAGCAAAAAAGAATTAGTCAATTAGAATCAAGAGTAAATGAGGATACTGAAAAATAA
- a CDS encoding DNA-3-methyladenine glycosylase family protein: MQEAIDFLTNKNPIFQEIIEKYGLPLIPKRPQGFETLVLLILEQQVSIDSAKATFLKIKSYTTCNPENMVLLSDEEFRNLGVSRQKTKYIKILAEAVLSKELDIESLAEKSAKQVREELIRLKGIGNWTIDIYLMFCLQEPDLIPLGDIAVINTIKELLNIHDKQEMEIHAEQWSPYRSYATYLLWHYYLKKRNRTITY, from the coding sequence ATGCAGGAAGCCATCGATTTTCTAACGAATAAAAACCCGATATTTCAGGAAATAATCGAAAAATACGGATTACCTCTAATTCCAAAACGTCCTCAGGGTTTTGAAACTTTGGTATTATTGATACTCGAACAGCAGGTGTCTATAGATTCGGCTAAAGCCACATTTTTGAAAATTAAATCTTACACAACGTGTAATCCGGAAAATATGGTTTTGCTTTCTGATGAAGAGTTTCGAAATTTGGGCGTAAGCCGTCAGAAAACAAAATATATTAAAATACTGGCAGAGGCTGTTTTAAGCAAAGAATTAGATATTGAAAGTTTGGCTGAGAAATCTGCAAAACAAGTTCGTGAAGAACTTATCAGACTAAAAGGAATAGGGAACTGGACTATAGATATATATTTAATGTTTTGCCTTCAGGAGCCGGATTTAATTCCGCTGGGTGATATTGCGGTTATAAATACAATCAAGGAATTATTGAATATTCATGACAAGCAGGAAATGGAAATTCATGCAGAACAATGGAGTCCGTATCGCTCTTATGCTACATATTTGCTTTGGCATTATTACCTAAAAAAGCGAAATCGGACAATTACGTATTAA
- a CDS encoding pyruvate dehydrogenase complex E1 component subunit beta has translation MRTIQFREAICEAMSEEMRHDESIYLMGEEVAEYNGAYKASKGMLAEFGEKRVIDTPIAELGFTGIAVGSAMNGNRPIVEYMTFNFCLVGIDQIINNAAKMRQMTGGQFNVPIVFRGPTASAGQLGATHSQALENWFANTPGLKVVVPSTPYDAKGLLKSAIRDNDPVIFMESEQMYGDKGEVPDGEYTIPLGVADVKREGKDVTIVSFGKIIKEAFIAADELAKEGISCEIIDLRTVRPMDKDAILTSVKKTNRLVILEEAWPFASISSEITYIVQEQAFDFLDAPIQRITTADTPAPYSPVLLKDWLPNAADVVKAVKKVMYK, from the coding sequence ATGAGAACAATACAATTTAGAGAGGCCATTTGCGAAGCGATGAGCGAAGAAATGCGTCACGATGAATCCATATATTTAATGGGCGAAGAAGTTGCGGAATACAACGGAGCATACAAAGCTTCAAAAGGAATGCTTGCTGAGTTTGGCGAAAAAAGAGTAATCGATACTCCAATTGCTGAGCTTGGTTTTACAGGAATTGCGGTAGGTTCAGCTATGAATGGTAACCGACCAATTGTAGAGTACATGACTTTTAACTTCTGTTTAGTTGGTATTGATCAAATTATAAATAATGCTGCTAAAATGCGTCAAATGACAGGGGGACAATTTAATGTGCCTATCGTTTTCCGCGGACCAACTGCTTCTGCAGGTCAATTAGGAGCTACTCACTCTCAGGCTTTAGAAAACTGGTTTGCTAATACTCCGGGACTTAAAGTTGTTGTACCTTCAACTCCTTATGATGCAAAAGGGCTTTTAAAATCTGCAATTCGCGATAACGATCCTGTAATTTTTATGGAATCTGAGCAAATGTATGGTGATAAAGGAGAAGTGCCAGACGGAGAATATACAATTCCATTAGGAGTTGCAGATGTTAAGCGTGAAGGAAAAGATGTAACAATTGTTTCTTTTGGAAAAATCATCAAAGAAGCTTTTATCGCTGCTGATGAATTAGCTAAAGAAGGTATCTCTTGCGAGATTATCGATTTAAGAACAGTTCGTCCTATGGATAAAGATGCTATTCTTACTTCTGTTAAGAAAACAAACCGTCTAGTAATTCTTGAGGAAGCTTGGCCATTTGCCAGTATTTCTTCTGAAATCACTTATATCGTTCAGGAACAGGCTTTCGATTTTCTTGATGCGCCAATTCAGCGCATTACAACTGCTGATACTCCTGCACCTTACTCTCCTGTTTTACTAAAAGACTGGTTGCCAAATGCAGCTGATGTAGTAAAAGCAGTAAAGAAAGTAATGTACAAATAA